From a single Hippopotamus amphibius kiboko isolate mHipAmp2 chromosome X, mHipAmp2.hap2, whole genome shotgun sequence genomic region:
- the NXT2 gene encoding NTF2-related export protein 2 isoform X1, whose translation MATAVDFKTYVDQACRAAEEFVNIYYDTMDKRRRSLTRLYLDKATLIWNGNVVTGLEALANFFEMLPSSEFQINMLDCQPVHEQATQAQTTILVVTSGTVKFDGNKQHYFNQNFLLTAQSSPNHTVWKIASDCFRFQDWASS comes from the exons ATGGCCACGGCGGTG GATTTTAAAACTTACGTAGATCAGGCATGCAGAGCTGCTGAGGAGTTTGTCAATATTTACTATGACACAATGGACAAAAGAAGACGG tcaCTAACCCGGCTGTATCTGGACAAGGCCACTTTAATATGGAATGGAAATGTTGTTACAGGGCTGGAAGCCCTCGCTAATTTTTTTGAGATGTTGCCTTCTAGCGAGTTCCAGATCAATATGTTAGATTGCCAGCCAGTTCATG AGCAAGCTACTCAGGCCCAGACTACAATTCTTGTGGTGACCAGTGGAACTGTGAAGTTTGATGGAAACAAACAACACTACTTCAACCAGAACTTCCTGCTGACTGCTCAGTCTTCTCCTAACCATACGGTGTGGAAGATTGCAAGTGATTGCTTCCGTTTTCAAGATTGGGCTAGTAGTTAA
- the NXT2 gene encoding NTF2-related export protein 2 isoform X2, with protein sequence MDKRRRSLTRLYLDKATLIWNGNVVTGLEALANFFEMLPSSEFQINMLDCQPVHEQATQAQTTILVVTSGTVKFDGNKQHYFNQNFLLTAQSSPNHTVWKIASDCFRFQDWASS encoded by the exons ATGGACAAAAGAAGACGG tcaCTAACCCGGCTGTATCTGGACAAGGCCACTTTAATATGGAATGGAAATGTTGTTACAGGGCTGGAAGCCCTCGCTAATTTTTTTGAGATGTTGCCTTCTAGCGAGTTCCAGATCAATATGTTAGATTGCCAGCCAGTTCATG AGCAAGCTACTCAGGCCCAGACTACAATTCTTGTGGTGACCAGTGGAACTGTGAAGTTTGATGGAAACAAACAACACTACTTCAACCAGAACTTCCTGCTGACTGCTCAGTCTTCTCCTAACCATACGGTGTGGAAGATTGCAAGTGATTGCTTCCGTTTTCAAGATTGGGCTAGTAGTTAA